TCCTGGGCCACCTCAGCTCTGTTAGTTCCTCACTTTCCCCAGGATGTTAGTAAGGCTCCTCTGCTTTTTCTCCTGTCCTGTGGGAGACATCTCTCAGTGGGGAATGATGCCTTACACCCCACTTTCCtgacttctcctcctccttctcctcctcctcgtcctcttcctcctcctcttcctcctcctcttcctcctcctcttcctcctcctccttttactcctcctcctcttcttcttcctcctcctcctcttcctccttctccttcttcttcctcctcctcctcctcctcctcctcctcctcctcctcctcctcctcctcctcctcctcctcctcctcctccttcttcgtGGATCTTTGAATTGCTCCAGCCTCAGGTTCCTCAAATTCTCTTGGGTAACTCATCTCAGACGGGGGAATCTATCaccttctgtcctttctctttcttcttgctgGGTGCTGGAGCCACCTGGGGCTCAAAGTTAGCTGCAAGTGCAGCTTCTGCCACCTCTGACCCCAAGGCCAGCATCGTGCCCAGCCACTTTTCCTTCTTCTTGGTCTTCTTGGGAGGCACAGGAGCTGCCTCAACCTGAAGCCCATGTTCTGAAAGTTCAGGCTCTGTGGTCACTCCAGGGAGCCCCATATCTGGCTCCATCACCAaattctgcctcttttcttttctcctcttctttgtgGGGGCAGTGGGAAGGCTTCCTCCTGGGGTTCCACAGTGATCTGTGGCTGAGAGGCAGCCAGGATGCCCTCCACTGCTTGCGTCCCCTCagcctccttctgcctcttttcttcttgGCCCACCAAGATGGTCTCATCAGGAGGCTCTATTTCCGCCACAGATTCCATGGGTTCCAGCTCCTCTTCTGGCTGGAACGTCTCTGCTCCCGTGGACTTGCTCTTCCTCTTCTTGCTGCTGCTGGCAGATGGGAATGGCAGTCCCATGGGTTCTGCCATCTCTGCCATGGGCTCTAGTGTCTCAGCCTCCAGCATCTCTACCTTGCTCACCTGatgcttctttttctccctcctcattTCTAGGCCACTCCAGGCTGTATCCACCTCCATGGCCCCATGCCCGTTGACTGCCTCCTGAATGTCTGAGGCCTCTGCgacctctcttccttttcctcttccctgaagTAGGTGACCTCAGAGCCATGACTGACCCAGGTCCTGTGAACAGAGGGCTGCCTCCAAAGGCAGAGAACCGAGGCTGCAGGCTGGCAGGGATCTGAGGTGGCCGGCTTGTGGGAATGGGCTGCAGGGGGACCCGAGAGATAAGATACTCTTGAAGACCCTCCATGATCCTTATGCTCCCATGGGGGGCCGGAGCGCAAGTgagtcttcctcccacctctgttgACGATGCCAGCAAGGTGGCTTCTCCAGCCTGAGGGCTGCCAGTAAGGACTCGGCATCGGCACCTCTTGCCATCCAGTTTGCCCTTAACAGTCTTTGAGCCAGAGAGAGGCACACGCCGCCCATTgaggctgaggaaagaaagggagaaggcagaggcgggTTAGATCCTTTGCAAAGCGGGAGGCCAGGGCTAGAAGCAGCTTTTCTAGGCTAGAGTGCAGCTCAGTGCTAGAGCCCTGAGTTTTGTTTCAACTAACTTCTGTTGTGTGGGGCTTGTGTGAGGCCTAGAACTCCTGATCAGCATGCATCACCTCCCAGGTACTGCAAACAGACACGTGCCACCGTTCCTGGATTGcttgcttcatttttattttttggttttcgagacagtgtttctctgtgtagccctggctgtcctggaacgcactctgtagaccaggctgggagggaactcggagatccaccagcctttgcctcccatgtgctgcacCATCACGACCTGGCTTAACCCGGCTCCTggctgtttcttgagacagacccTCTGTGTGTGATGCTAGCTTGGTATTCCCTATCTCATGCTGGCCGCGAAGCCTaccattttcctgcctcagtctcctgagtgctgacattaaaccTAAACCCCATCATTTATGGCTAAGTAATGTTTAAGGCAGGCAGGCGAGAGACGAGGCTCAGACATGGAGTTTGTGCCTAGTATGAATGGGCCCTGGATTTCATCACCAGCATTGTACGAAATTGGGCTCGGTAGCtgcccttgggaggtagaagcagaaagatccgAGTTTAACTACTGTATAGGATGTTAAGATTCttcaaaacaaagccaggcagtggtggctgtgCTCGCCTTCAgtgctagcactcgggaggcaggtgatttgagggccagcctggtctaaaagagctagttccaggacagcaggacagactccaaagctacagagaaaccctgtcttgaaaaacaaaacaaacaaacaaaaaaaagattctccaaaacaaaagaacatgtgaCACCCACTTGTAGTTCCAGactcaagaaactgaggctagaCGATGCAGGGACTTAAgaatccagcctgggctagacaGAACGTGGCTGATTGTCCGAGTTATCAGAAATGCTGTCTACAGTTCTAGGTTCACAGTGTGgggtgggttcagtttccagtgtgtgtgtgtgggggggatacTCCCAGCGGGTGGGAGTGACCACTCACCACTGTGGGGCAAAGTCTGGAGGGGCTCGGATAAGCCACACTTCTGTATCTGGAAAGGGCAGCGCCTCCAAGGAGAAATGAGGGGGATCCGAGTCTGGAGACATCGCCAtaaatttgggggggggaggcaggagaatagagTGGCACCGGAGGCCGGGATATCTGCCATCACAACCACCTGCGCTAGGTCTCCTGCTGTCACAGGTTGACAAGGTCTAGGCAGAAAGACCACGAGATGAGATTTTTACCAATGTGACTGTGGCATGGATGAGGCAGCTTCCCGGAAGcacaccccacccacctccaaaagaagtggaaaagccTGCTCACCTTTAAAAGGCTGAGTAAAACAGAAGCCTTCTTAAAGAATTTCACTGGCCAGTGCAGACTTgcaggctggaggcaggaggcacagcaggTTGCTGACCACTCATTAAGTTTTTGAGTTTCACGCTAATTTGACACCTACCAGTCCCTCAGGGTGTGGCACATGGTGGTAAGTGCAGGAGCTAGTTGTCACTGATGAGAATGGTGGCCTTGaaggagcaagcaggcagaggcaggaggtgagtAGCTGGAAGGCAGAATTGGTGGAGAGGGGGACTCTGTTGCCCTGGGGTCACTCGCTCCCCAGTTCAGATTTTCCCAAGCTTTGGGTCTGAGGACTCAAGCAATGGAACCTGCTGGGATGACCTGTGGGGATTCCTGCTAAAGGTTCTTGCAGGAGCCTGCCCTCTAGAGGAGTCGGTCCTACAGGGCTGCTTGCAGGACACATTCTCAACCTGGCAACCCAACTTAGGGCAGGCTGATTAGGAATACTCTCCTTGGGGGAGAGAAGTCTCACCCTATGGAGAAGACCGTGTTCTCTGACAAGAAACAGGGGAGACAAAGGTCAGTCACTACCCAGAGCACCACTTCTGATGTTCCCGCAGGCATGGGGAGAGGGCAAGGCGCTATTGTTCCACAAGACAGCCTAGGGCACCTTTGCACCTCAGCCCTCTATACTGAGCTAGACCCTGTGGGAAGCCTACCCTTCCTGCCTGGGATTTTACCTGGAGAGATAGATGTTCTCTGGAGTGGACAGCTCTTCCTCTGCAGGAGGGGCCTGTGGCCAGACGGTGTCCTGGGCATCTGGCCTGAGTCCCCAGAGGGGCTGTCTGAATCTCATCCAGACCGATCCCCAACCCATGGCTCAGAAGCCACGGAGCTGGGGCTTGACCTCTTCAGGGCTTCAAAGagaaaggcacaggaaggagacTCTTAGTGACTTCAAAACACACAAGACTTAGTGCACTGCCCTGCAAGTACCCGACTGTTCCTCCAAGGAATCTTTGCCTCCTTTGGCCttgcccccacctctccctgcttggCTCAGCATCTCTGCTGTCCCCCTGTTGCTCAACAAGCCTGAGGTCACACTGCAGGGGACACCTGGTCTTTCTGAAGTGACAGATTGTTATGCTCACAGTGTGCCATAGTGGACACAGGCATCATTTATCacaaaggacaggaggaaaagtACAAATCAGATGAAGTGAGAAAGGTGCTCACCTGGTTCTGTGGGTGCCTCTAGGATCCCCTGACTGTGGAGCCTGGTTCTCACGGGAGGCATGGTTACTctctgcaggaggcaggcagcaacACAGGTGTCGAAAAACGTTTGCAATGGCTTTCTTGACCCTCTTCCAGCGGTGACGCATCTGGTTTCGGGAGGAAGTTGGCTCGGTATCCTGGCTGATGGCCTGTCTGTTGGTCACTTCTACTATCAGTGTGTCCCCAAGGGAGGAGCCTTTGGGGGTTACACGCAGAGCCGTCCCCAGCGAGctgcagagtttctctgcatcatTTGCAGCCTCATTGTGGTCTGCCCCATGAGGGTGGTACAGAGAGCAGGATGGCTGGGCACTCGCTGCCAAGCTGCCACACAGCCCGATCTTCGATGGCGAGAAACTCTTGCTGCTGTCCGGGCTGCTGCTAATGAGGGAACCAGCCACAGGACAGCTCAGGTGGGATAGGTGAGCAAGGTGGATCCTCCTAGGCTGGCAGCACAGGGTGGCAGGCACGCTATGGCTTCTGCCACCCTGCCTGGAATTCTCATCTTTTTTCTGGGGCTCAGACGGCACGATGAAAGTTGGGGGAGTAGGCTCAGCAGCTCTCTTGACGGTCCCAGAAAAGAGGTGAAGATCAGCCCGGTTGAGGGCAAGGCCTGGCTCCATGGGTGTTGTGGGTTTCACCTGGTGATGGCAGCAGTCCCCCCCGGGTGCCTGGTGTTGCAGACTCAGGTATGTGGCCATTGCCTGATTACATTTTTGGTCTTCTTGTTTGTACTCCATGCCTGCCATGGTGCCAACAATGCGAGGGCTCTGGGTGCCTGGGAGACTCTGGATGGATGCCCGTGCCTGGCTGTCCCTTATCATAGGGCACATCAGGATTTGACTGATGGTGGGCCTCTTTTTAGGGCTGATCATGAAGATTTCCATgattacattaaaaatatcaaGTGGGACATGATGAGGAACGCTGAAGTTTACAGCTAAAATTTGCTGCTTCAACTCCTTATAAGAGCTCGCTTGGAAGGGAAGCTGCCTAACCACCATGTAGTAGAGGAGCACGCCTAAGTTCCAAACATCGCTGGCATAGCCATCGTATGGCTTCGCCTTCAAAAGTTCCGGGGCACAGTACGGCAGCGTGCCACAGAAAGTCTTTAGTTTTTTGCCGGGGACAACTCTGACCGCCAGGCCAAAATCACAGAGCTTGGCATTTCCAGAGGCGTCGATCAAGATATTATTTGCCTTAATGTCCCTGTGGACGATACAGTTGTCGTGGCAGTACTTCACTGCCTGGACTACCTGTCCAAAGAGCCTTCGCACCTCGCACTCCCGTAAGCCTCCCGCTTTTCGAATTTGATGTAACAGGTTCCCTTTCGAGGCATAATCCATGATGACATACGTCATGTCCCGTGTCTGCACCTCCTGAAGGAACCTGATTATATGCGGATGAACGAGGGATCTCATTATATCAACCTCATTATTGTTCCGGGCAGAGTCTCCCTTCACATTTTCTAGAATCTTCACAGCCACGTAGCTGACAGTGGGACAGTGAAAGGCCAGTTTCACTGTGCCAAAGGTTCCTCGTCCCAGAGTTGTCAGCATTTGATAGATACTGCTAAATGTCTCCTCGTCACAGTAGAGGgtctctctgacctcctccatGGCCAGGTTCTTGCTGAAACACAATGGGAACTTTAAACAAACAGTTTAAATCACACCAATGAGAATGTTTAACACTATGAATTCCtacattccaaagagaaaaagagtcacaGATATTTCAGGCAACCTAACCAGCTATGTAGtgctcaggaagggaaggaagtaccTTCCAAAGCAGTGGACAGCAGAACATAACACAGGTCAGGTTGGCCGGATTCacccagaaactgagagaagaaaacaaagggtcgCAGAAGCTACGAGCCACTGATTGGGAAGGAGAATCATCCTCTTACCTGAGCTGAACACTCATTGAGAGACAAGATACTAATAAAATCATATGCATGAGAAGTTGAGGAGACAACAGAAACCCTGAAAACAGAGAGTGTCTAGGTGGGGAGAGGCTCAGGAGGTCAGAAGGTTTACTATTCcggcagaggacctgtgtttggttctcagGACCCAGGCCA
The Microtus pennsylvanicus isolate mMicPen1 chromosome 2, mMicPen1.hap1, whole genome shotgun sequence DNA segment above includes these coding regions:
- the LOC142844118 gene encoding sperm motility kinase 2B-like: MEEVRETLYCDEETFSSIYQMLTTLGRGTFGTVKLAFHCPTVSYVAVKILENVKGDSARNNNEVDIMRSLVHPHIIRFLQEVQTRDMTYVIMDYASKGNLLHQIRKAGGLRECEVRRLFGQVVQAVKYCHDNCIVHRDIKANNILIDASGNAKLCDFGLAVRVVPGKKLKTFCGTLPYCAPELLKAKPYDGYASDVWNLGVLLYYMVVRQLPFQASSYKELKQQILAVNFSVPHHVPLDIFNVIMEIFMISPKKRPTISQILMCPMIRDSQARASIQSLPGTQSPRIVGTMAGMEYKQEDQKCNQAMATYLSLQHQAPGGDCCHHQVKPTTPMEPGLALNRADLHLFSGTVKRAAEPTPPTFIVPSEPQKKDENSRQGGRSHSVPATLCCQPRRIHLAHLSHLSCPVAGSLISSSPDSSKSFSPSKIGLCGSLAASAQPSCSLYHPHGADHNEAANDAEKLCSSLGTALRVTPKGSSLGDTLIVEVTNRQAISQDTEPTSSRNQMRHRWKRVKKAIANVFRHLCCCLPPAESNHASRENQAPQSGDPRGTHRTR